One Triticum dicoccoides isolate Atlit2015 ecotype Zavitan chromosome 5B, WEW_v2.0, whole genome shotgun sequence genomic window carries:
- the LOC119308091 gene encoding chaperone protein dnaJ A7A, chloroplastic-like has translation MLHPVHRLPATPSRPAVHPHVSPAPPSLRLRRVAGTRPTTPVVCCSGFVGSLPVANQGSEFEPRSRSIYGGRGSVAIDPRFMASKNSTRGRGKHLASPSASLNHAPSPRFRHRRGSRFIVRAESDFYSVLGVSRNASKSEIKSAYRKLARSYHPDVNKEPGAEQKFKDISNAYEVLSDDEKRAIYDKYGEAGLKGSGMGTGDYSNPFDLFESLFEGFGGMGGMGGGRAARNRPMQGDDESYNLVLNFKEAVFGVEKEIEITRLEGCNTCDGSGAKPGTKPTTCKTCGGQGQVVSSTRTPLGIFQQVSTCNTCGGTGEFSTPCKTCGGDGRVRKTKRISLKVPAGVDSGSRLRVRSEGNAGRRGGPPGDLYVFIDVLSDSVLKRDGTNILYTCKVSYIDAILGTTVKVPTVDGVVDLKIPSGTQPGTTLVMSKKGVPLLGKSNARGDQLVRVQVEIPKRLSSDERKLIEELANLNKAEPANSRR, from the exons atgCTCCACCCAGTGCACCGCCTCCCTGCCACCCCTTCCCGCCCGGCCGTCCACCCGCACGTCTCCCCCGCGCCGCCCTCCCTTCGTCTCCGACGAGTGGCCGGGACGAGGCCGACGACGCCTGTGGTATGCTGCTCCGGTTTCGTGGGTTCGCTGCCTGTAGCGAATCAGGGGAGCGAATTCGAACCTCGATCCAGATCGATCTATGGGGGTCGGGGTTCCGTGGCCATCGATCCGAGATTCATGGCATCGAAAAATAG TACCAGAGGCAGAGGTAAACACCTAGCATCACCTAGTGCTAGCTTAAATCATGCACCATCACCAAGATTTCGCCATCGGAGGGGTTCACGGTTTATCGTTCGAGCTGAATCA GATTTCTATTCCGTACTGGGCGTGTCGAGAAATGCTAGTAAATCTGAAATCAAGAGTG CCTATCGGAAACTTGCTCGGAGCTATCACCCTGACGTGAACAA agaGCCTGGCGCTGAACAAAAGTTTAAGGATATCAGCAATGCTTATGAG GTTTTGTCTGATGATGAGAAGCGAGCGATCTATGATAAATATGGAGAAGCTGGTCTGAAGGGTTCTGGCATGGGAACGGGA GATTACTCAAACCCATTTGATCTCTTTGAGTCACTATTCGAAGGATTTGGTGGAATGGGTGGAATGGGCGGGGGCCGTGCTGCTCGTAACAGGCCAATGCAGGGTGATGACGAGAGCTACAATCTGGTTCTCAACTTCAAGGAAGCGGTGTTTGGTGTAGAGAAAGAGATTGAGATAACTAGGCTGGAAGGCTGTAATACTTGCGACGGAAGTGGCGCCAAGCCTGGCACCAAGCCAACCACGTGTAAAACTTGTGGTGGTCAGGGCCAGGTGGTCTCCTCCACAAGAACACCACTTGGAATATTCCAGCAGGTATCCACATGCAATACTTGCGGTGGCACTGGTGAATTCTCCACCCCATGCAAAACCTGTGGGGGCGATGGCCGTGTGCGCAAGACAAAGAGGATCAGTCTGAAGGTTCCCGCAGGAGTGGATTCTGGAAGCAGGTTGAGGGTCCGTTCTGAGGGTAATGCTGGTCGGAGAGGAGGCCCGCCAGGAGACCTTTATGTCTTTATTGATGTTCTCTCGGATTCAGTTCTTAAGCGAGATGGGACAAACATTCTCTACACATGCAAGGTTTCTTACATCGATGCAATTCTTGGGACAACTGTCAAGGTCCCCACTGTTGATGGGGTGGTTGACCTGAAGATCCCCTCGGGGACCCAGCCGGGTACAACTCTGGTGATGTCCAAGAAAGGTGTTCCACTTCTTGGTAAATCAAATGCTCGCGGAGACCAGCTGGTGCGTGTCCAGGTTGAGATTCCAAAGCGTCTAAGCAGCGATGAGAGAAAGCTGATCGAAGAGCTTGCAAACCTCAACAAGGCCGAGCCAGCAAACAGTAGGAGATGA